The Elephas maximus indicus isolate mEleMax1 chromosome 11, mEleMax1 primary haplotype, whole genome shotgun sequence genome contains the following window.
gggggataTAGTGGAGGGAGTTTAGGCTCTGGGGAGGGGGGCACAGCTATAACTGGAAAGCTGTGGAAACAGATGCCTGCTTAGCTTTTGGACCCCAACCCAGAATCTGGGTCCCCTCTCCCAGTCCTGCtggtgggagtgggggaggggaggttgACTCACCACACAAGTGTCTTTGCCACCATCCATCTGCCCAGCACACAGCATATACTCCGTTACCTTCTGGAGGTGGGCACTGGCACACACATCATTGGACAAGAGTTGGAGGTCCACACACTGCATATCATCTGGGTATACTTCTACAGGCCAGGGAGAAACAGGGCTGTGTTTAGACCCACCTTTTGTTCCTCAACCAggtcctccctcagacccaggagtctcagccccctcctccctcagacccaggaatctcagccccctcctccctcagacccaggagtctcagccccctcctccctcagacccaggagtctcagccccctcctccctcagaccgaGGAAtctcagccccctcctccctcagactcaGGAGTCTCAGACCCCAAAGCTTCAGCCTCTTCCTCCTTCAGACCCAGGAGACTGGCCTCCAGGAAACATGGTTGGTCCCATGCATACCCCCATGTGGATCGGTGCTGCCCCATCCCGAGGCGATGCAGGTGATCCCCACTTCAGGCTCCGTGGTGGGCAGGTCCAGGACCTTCACCGAGTCTGTGATCTGCGCAGGCTCCTTCAGACGGAGCAGCATGATGTCATGGCTGTAGTCCGTGCCTGGGTTGTGGGAGTGGTTCTTCAGGAGGCTCAGATCATAGTCTGGGTGTGAGAAGCTGCCACTGACTTGGGCATACTGGGCTGTCTCTTCAGGCTCTTCCAGGTTGTGGATGCCCAGCCAGACCTGGTAATtcctggggagagagagagagagttggaggGAATGAGGGGAAAAGAGGAGGTGGAAGGCACATGGGGCAGGGCGCATGGAGGAAGgctgagagagaggaggaggaggaagaggaggagaaggagaaaagatgTAGAGTCACAGAGAAATAGAGTGAGAAAACAGGCATGTTAAAGACAACGAAATGGAATGAAAAAGAGCATAAGTGGAGAGAGGCAATGAGAGGGGCAGAGGTGGAAGATAGTGAGCaatggaggaaaagagaaagaaacaagaacagagacagagaaatggacacagggaagaaGGGGAGTGAGGAGAACAGAACAAGGAAGGGGAGTGGGACAGACAAAATGGGAAAGGGGCAGAGGaagtaaaaagagagagaaaatgagaaataGAGGCAGAGAGTAAGTGAGGCGGTGGCAGAgtgtgagagagaagaaaagggagCCAGGACAGGATGTGGGTGTGGGTGGGCAGGCGGAGGAGGAGTCCGAAGGGCCTGAGACCAGCTCAGCTGCAGCTGTGACAGTCGTGCTGGTTCCCcaggggggggtgggggggcctgGCCCCAAGCCCAAGGTCGGCTTGGCCCCTTCCCTCCCCAGCCACTCCCCaccctttctctttccctcttttccttcctccttccctcccctcctcctacCTGGCTCCAGCTCACTCCAGCCCTTCCTAGTGTCTCCCTAGAGTAGACTGATTGTCCTGGAGGGTGGGGCTAGGGGCAGAGGAATGTGAGAACCTTCTCTATCTCGCCCACAGGTAATGGGGTGATCATTCTCTCTGGGGTCCCCCTACGCCCATCCTGGGGTGTGTGTGTTCTGTAGTGATGGGCCAGGGAGTGAGGCAGAGCCCCAGAAAGAGATGGGGCAGAGCCACAGGCAGAGACGGAAGGCGAGACATACTAGACAGAGGTGGCAGCAGAGAGaccagagacagggagagacacGGATgcagagaagagggagagagagaccaaAACATGGttacacagagagagacacacaaaCAGAGCCAGTTACCTAGAGACACAGAGGAAGATAGACAGGGACACACAGAGAAGAGACTCAGGCAGCCATGGAGAGGGCAGCTCTGGAGTCGTCCAGCCCCAGCTGTGTGTCTCTTACTTCGACCCGGGTCAGTGTCTCCCCTCTCGCCCTTTAGTCCTCAGCATCTCTTGTGATTATCCCAGGGGAAAGCCCCCTGCTCATTCTGTGGGAGTGCAGATGGCCCCATTCCCAGGCCCCTACCCCTACTCACTCGCTCCTGCAGTGGGCGGCCGTGAGCACCCACTTGGGGTCTATCAGGACACCCCCACACACCGGCTTATTGTAATCGTACACAGCCACCTGCCAGGGCTGGGAATTTTTCTGGCACTCCCAGCCTCCAATGATCCGGGACAGGATGGGGGGCGCGGCACCTGTGGAGGGGGTGCTGAGTCAGACGGGGCTGGGCCAGCAGGAAGGGCAGGGGACCCAGCTAGAAGAGGGAGCTATGCTATAGGAATGGGAGGGGCATTGGAGATGAAGACCAGGGCTGGAGGTGTGTGGAGATGGGAAGGGGTGTTGAGAAGGGCCCAGAATTCTGCAGCCATACCAGGGATTGCAGGTTGGTGGCTGACCACATAGTTTGGGAAGAAGCAGGGGTATCTGGTGGAATTCAGAGGTTGTGGGATCAGGATTTGGTGACCCGATGTCAGGGATTAGGATGCAGTCGAGAGCTGACAGCTGGTTAGGAAGACTTTATGCTCTGAGAGCAGAGCAGGAATCAGGGTGGGAGACACCAAGACACCAAGATGGTGTGTAGAACAGGCAGTGAGTTGGGGTGTTGGGTGATTTGGGGTCTTAAACTGGGGGACAGCAGGCTGTGGGTTCTGAAGGCAGTAGCAGGTCCCAGAATTCAGGGACAAGAGCCCCAAGGGAGATGGTTGGAGCTAGGAGAGGAAGAATTGGCAGGTCTAAGGGGTTCCAGGCTGAGGAAATGGTCAAAGCCTGGGTGGGCTATGGTGGTTCTGAGCAGGGTGCAGATTTAGGGAGTCAGGTCTGGGAGACCAAGAATGAACATCTGGGCTGGGAAGCTCAAGGGTCACCTGGGGGTTACTGGATAGGGGCTGGAAGGGGTCAGTGGGGCTGGGAGAGTTAGGAAACTTTGGGGTTCCAGGTCAAAGGGTGAAAgaaatggttagggttaaggcctgGCAGAAGGACCCTGTGAGGCTTTGGGGTCCTGTGATCCCAGAATGGCATTCCAAGAGGGGGTCAGGGGCCCTAGAGAACAGGGCTGGGTTCAGGGCTGGGATGGGCTCAGGAGGGGAAAAAGGGGTGAGCCATTCTGGAACAGGCTGAGTGAGGGGCTCTTTGTTTCTGAAGGGGAAGCAGGTGAAGGTCTGAGGGTACTGAAGAGATATGGGTTCTCTTGGGATGCTACCCAGGCAGGAATGGAGAAGGGTGGGAAACAGGGCGAAGTGGCCGTGGGGTGGAATAGAGGACCTGCTATGTGTGTATTGGACCCAGAAGGTATTGGGGATCTTGGGAATCCAGAAAACCAGAGATGTAGAGTTTCAGGTAAAGCAGAAGGGCTGGAGCTGGGGGAGGGCTGAAATTACTCTGAGTAAAGGAGGTTGTTGTTGGGGGatttgtgtgttattttttggtgGGAGGAGGCTTGAGGTATTGGATGGGGGGGATCTGGGGCAAAGAATTGGGGAAAGAGGGAAATTTTGCAGAACCCCCATACCAGGATGAGGGCCCATGTAGAGTCATAGGCCAGGTAGTTTGCCTGGGACGAATCAGGGATATATGGTAGAATTTGGGGGTCAGAGGATCAGGGTTTGGGGATCAGATATCAGGGACTGGGGGCATAATTGAGCACTGACAGCTGGCTGGGAAAAGTCAGGGTGTTATGGTGGAATTTGAGGGATCATGAGCCAGATCATTGGTCCATAGAGATCTAGGGGGTAGGAGGGGATGATCAGGGTCCCAGGGACTGGAGGGATTGGGGGAGATGCTTGGAAGAATTAGGGCccccaagagacagagaaggcCAGGGTCTGCCACTCCAGTAAAGGGGCTGGAGGCAGAAAGCTATCTGGGGAAGAAAGTTCTAGGGGCTCCTGGAAGGGAGCAGGGAGCTATTGTGAGAATGAGGACTGTGAGGAGGGGCTGAGGGCAGGTTTTAGATGGGGCTGGGTGAGACAGGAAAGGAGCTGGTATCTGGGTCTGGGGTGGACTGTGGGTGGGAGGGATGGAGGCTGGGGTGCTGGGTGAGAGGGAATTACTTATGGGGGGAGCAACTTGAGAGTCAGGGTCCGCTCACCCTCCCGCATCCTCCCCCTTCTGTCTCACCAGTGCCCCCCAGGGACAGGGCGAGGCACAGAACCAGGAACCACATGGTGACAGAGGTGTCCAGGGCCAGGCAGGCAGACAGCTGGAAGCTGCAGAGCCTCTCTGGGGAACCTTTAAAAGCCCTCATTCTCCCCCGTCAGGGCCCCGCCCCTGCCCTGCTGGCACCCAAATGCTGGCCAAGGCTCTGCCCATGCTGCTGGGGGCTGGAcaaccccacccccccacccccagagctgTGGAAGGGGCGGGAGCACCAGCACCTGTTGTCCTCAGGGCCCTGGATCACCCTGGATGCATTCCCAGGGGCTGAGGCCAGAGGGGGCAGGGCCTGTGACTCCTGGGGCCTTGGTCTTGGGGACAGCACTAGTGAGGAAAGGCCGATGGGGGCACAGAAACAGGGGCTGGGGGAATTACTGATCCCCAAAACAAAGTCCCATATGCCCAAAGCTCATGTAAGGCCTTAGCATCCCAAGTCCCAGTGTAccctcaaataccagcagtgggGCTCTGACACTCTCCAGCCCCTGCACCACTCTGAGGCGAGATGTCAGCAACTCAGCTTCCAGCTCCCCCTACATATACACCTTAGCTGTCAGAGCGCCCTGATTCCTGTGCTTCCTGAACTAGAATCTGGTCCCCCAAATCTATCATTCCTCTTATAATAAAATCTTGGGGTACAAATTACCCGAAATCCTAGTTCCCCCAGATCCAGTAACATAAATAAAGTTCCAGGGGTCTCCTAGAGCAAGTTCCCTAGCATTTCAAAACCCAGTGTTCCCCCCAAACAATGTTGGGGTCCCAATGATTCCTCATTTCTCCTTCCCTAGATCTGGATGCTCACGTTGCTGTCCTTCAAGTCCCAGGGGCCCCAGATCCCCTGGCCTCCTAGGTCAAGAGCATTCTCAAGGCAATATCCAATGCTCTTCCTGCCCCCAATGAAATATTTAGGTCTCAGAACCAAGTTCAGGTACTTCAACATTCAGTGACCTTGAAAATACATTTGGGGGCCTCTGAAGAGAGCCAGGAACTGGATCCCTGTGGCCTCAGTGGTAAGCCCATAGGCTTCCAACACATTATCTTGGCTGTTAAGTAAAATCAGAAcctaagtgccgtcgagtcgattccgactcatagcgaccctacaggacagagtagaactgccccatagagtttccaaggagcgcctggtggatttgaactgccgaccctttggttagcagccgtagcacttaaaccactacgccaccagggtttccataatcagAACAGCCTGTTAAAATCTTCCCCCTTTCCTGACTGAGGAaagaatatttgccatttcaccaTGGCTATCACCAAGGGTCCCTGGCGGTGCAACagctaagcactctgctgctaactaaagattggtggtttgaacccacccagcacctctccataaagattatactctgtcacaaggggacACTATGCgtcaaaattaactcaatggcacctaacatcaggAAGCCCAAAACTAAACcttgaagaaaaagaagtaattCTTGGTAATCTAGTATGTGCTAGGTCCTTTCACTGGCTATCCAGAGGTAGAGTATTTACCCAGCGCCGGGCACTCTTCTAACCAGTTCATATGAatgacctcatttaattctcatgacaaccctatgaggtaaccAATATTATaaatgtccattttacagatgagaaaaccaaggctgagTGAGATTGGGTCTCAgctgctcaagatcacacagctgatcATACGTTGAATGAACACAGCTCTGCTTCAAGCCCTTTCTCCTCACTTAGGAATCAGGGCAATGGGTGAAAAGGAGCAGTGTAGGGTGGCTCTGGATTCTCCATATGGCCCTTCCCCACTGGGATCTGGCTCCCATTTCCCTCCATCCCCTGAAGAAAGTCACAGAAATTTCTGCACAGAAACTTGGATCAGCACTGTCTGTTATCTTGGTGTTTAATAGGTGACCTCAGAAGGGACAAGTCCTTGGCTAAATCTGAGCCTTGGACAGTGTTCTGGGGGATGGCCCAATTCTGTTTCAGGTCAGGATGGGGCTGCCCGCCAGCCAGCCACTAAGGCTTCTGCTCAGTCAGGGACACAGGCAGTGAGCCAGAATAGTCAGTTCCTTCTCATGGTTTCTCTGATCCACTCCAGGTAGCTGCAGACTTTGGTATAGACACCAGGCTTGGTGGTGGTGTCGCAGGGGACATCACCCCAGGACACAATGCCCTGCAGGACCCCACCACAGACCAAGGGTCCCCCGGAGTCACCCTGTGGAGAGAAGACGGGTCTCAGCTTCTGTGGGAACCATCTGGATCAAGTGCCCCATCCTCATCCTAATCCCATTCACAATCCCAACCAAAACCCAATTCAACCCAACTCAACCCAATAACCCCACATCGTGAAACCCCAACCAAACTCAATTTAATCCAACCCAATCCAACCCCATCCCATGCAGCCCTAACCCAACTCAACTCAATCTAACCCAACCCGAATCAATCCACTGCAACCCCACACAAACCCAACCCAACTAAATTCAATGAACCTAATTCCAGCTCAACCCCAGGCAACCTCAACCCAACTGAACTCAGCCCAACAACCCATCACCCACATCCTCCCCattcaaaatcaaaccaaacccatgcccaTTCTCATATCCAATTCTCCAGGTCTTCCAACCAAACCTACCTCCATCCCCAGTCTAACTCTCACGTATTTCCCatccaaaagcaaaccaaactcatCCCCATTCCCAACTCCAGCCCATGATACCTCAATTCGACCCCCAGGTAATTCAGCCCAAACCCCACCCAATCCAACTCTAACCTAAACTCTCCATTCTAACTACTCATCCAACTTCACCCCCAAACCTATCGCCAGCATATTCTCTGGTCCAATGCAAACCAGATCCAACCTCATCTGAACACCCAAACCTTTTCCCACCCCGTTCCTATCCCCGACAGTCCCCCTCTTAGCTCTGACCTCGCAGGAGTTGGTGCCTCCGCCCTCCACACCTGCACACACCATTGTGTTCATGAGGCGTCCAGGGTACTCCTTGTTACAAGATTCGGTGGAAATAATGCTGATGTTGGCACAATGCAAGGTATCTGGGAGACTCACTGGGAAGGAGAGTGGACTTGGAGCGGACATATAAGTACAGgaccttcctccctccactcagAAGCCTTGGAGAATAGGGTTCCTCAAGGGTTGATACCCAGGCCCTCTCACGCACCTTGTGGCTCGGGACTCCCTCTGTTCCTGGGCTCATCGTCAGACACCAGGCCCCAGCCGGATACCACACAGGCCTCACCTGCGCGGGGGCAGCGCCTGGGTAACGCCACGAGGCGCACTTGCCTGGTGAGGCGAGCTGGCCGTGCTAGCTTCAACAACATGACGTCTTGGCGGTGGCTGCGCGCCTCATGGCTTGGATGAGGGATGACACGAGAAACAGCCCGCAGCTGTTCCGGGCCGTCGCGCTTGCGCAGATTGTGCTCGCCCAGGAGCATGCGCATGAAGCTACGCGGGCGGGTGATTACCCGCAAGTGGGGTGGGAAGTAGAAATATCAAAGAGTTGGCAACCTGGGGTCCCCCAAACTTTTCGGGAATCTGGAGATTCCATTATCCTCTCCTAAAACCGTGGAGCCGAGGGTCCCAGCCCTTGGCCCTCACACACCTGGAACCCCCTTTCCAGGCTCCTGACCTTCTTTCCTTAGAATCCAGGATTCTCAGATCGTTAGACCTTTCCCACGTCAGAGCCTCAAAAGATGGGACCTTACTAGTCTCCTTTCTCTCTCAGAAACCTGACAGTTCACAGCTCATTCCCCCTCCCTACTCAGTGGCTGGGATTCCAGCCTGGTTCCTTCAGAATCTAGGAGACCCAAAACCCAGCAGCACAGACCCCCCCGAAACCCAACAGTCTAGAGCCCAGCCTCCACCTCCCGAAGCCCCAAGTATTCAGCACCCCCAGTCTCAGGATCCTGAGCCCTGCCTTCATACCGGCTTTGGCAGTGGGCtgcagacaccacccactgtggggAGATGAGTGAAGCGCCGCAGTTAAAGCGTCCTCTCTCGAAGAGGGCCACTTGCCACGGTTGGGAGTGGGGTGCACACTCCTCATCTCGGAGGACCTTTTCACCATCCTGGGCGCCTGGAAGAGAAAGCAGAGGATCCCTGGGGACAGGGGCCTTTTCTTCCCTCCCACCGTGTCCCTGTGCCCCACCCTGCCTACATATACACTGACACCTACCTTCAATTTCTCCAGAAgtcccaaataattttttttagtactGTCCTTTCTCTAACTTTTACAACTGCTGCTTATTTTCTCCAGAACTGTCCCCTTACTCCCCCTCCTCATTTGCTATAGGACCCGAGGATAAAGAGGAAGGGGAAAGGACCAAGGGCAAGACGTCCTCTGACTGAAGGTGGGGACAGGGGCACTGGATACAGGTTCAGACAAGTGGTCCATTGGCACCAGTCATTCAAGATCACCAACCTGTCACAGACATCAAACAAGTGTGGCTACTCAATATCTACGACATGCTGTATTGGCCCCAGATTCAGGACATCTCAGCCAAACTCAGTGTGTCCTACAAGGTAACAGATGTAGCCACACAAGGTCATGgctatacacacatgcacaactGGGCTTTCAAGCTTAGGCACGGGTATGGACAGTGCACCTTAAGCTGAATTCACTTGCATATATATGGGTTGCATCTTCAAGAATCCCTGCACAAATGttcatgtgtgtatgtgaatATACACACTTAAGGCACAGGTGcaagcacacacatgcacatattcaCAGGCAGATTTGGACATAGACACTCAGACCTACATTCACAGTCTCCAGTGTGGGTCTGGACGTGTTGGGTGACAGACGCACATACTTTCACACAGAATCTGGACATACAATATGGCGTCTTTAATAGGAGTACACAGAAAAGATACCAATATGCACTCAGGTCTCCAAAGACTTGTTCACAGACATAGGGCTATAGTATAGTGATTAAATCCAGAGTGAAACCACCTGGGTTCAAACATATTAGCTGTGAAACTTGGATCAAATTatttgacctctctgtgcctcagtttcctcatctgtaaaatgggggttgttgtaaggattaatatgtgtgtatgtataacagagtagaactgctccatagggttttaaaaccTGTGAGCTTTCGGAAGCGATCaccgggcctgtcttccaaggcgcctatgggtgggttcgaaccaccaaccttttggctagtagtcaaatgcttaaccatttgagccacccagggacttcatatatatgtatacatatacattatatatgtgtatacatttatgTGTATATACAAATACACATTGTGGAGAtgggtgttgtcaagtcgattccaactcatggtggccccatgtggcggggtagaactgccccatagagttttctatgcTGTGATCTTTAAAGGAACAAACTGTCAGgtatttctcccgtggagctgctgggtagtaTGAattgcaaacctttcagttagcagccagttgcttaactgttgcaccaccagggtacacacgaacacacacacacacacatatatagtctGGCGCATAGTAACATTTAATGCGTGTTAGTTATTTTTAACCAAGGACATGTAGATTTATTTATGGGAACACACGTGTGTATGTTCAGGCTGTGGACATAAATATGGCCAAAGTAAGTCAGACACATGTGCAGACTCGGATAAAAGATAAATCAAGGTCAAAGCTGATTCATCCACAGGCTACTTAGTGGACATTCAAAGTTGCAGACACAGGTCTAGAGGCCAGACACTCAGATGTGGCCCCACTAGATCAGACCCCAAGGCAACATCCAGACATAGGGCTGAGCATTTAGGGTCAACAACACATAGTGGAGACATGGGCATTCAGCACAGGACATATTCACCCATCTCTAGGtcagagccaggagccctggtggtgcaatggttaagcacttcactactaaccaaaagattcagttcaaacccacctattggttctgcagcagaaagatctggcaatctgctcccataaaggttaaaaaaaaaaaaaaagaacaaccattgagttgattccaactcgtggtgaccccataggacagcgtagaaccaccccatagggtttccaaggtcgtaagctttacggaagcagattgccacatctttctcccacagagaggctggtgagttcgaccttttggttagcagctgagcgcttagccactgcgccaccagggctccttctgtgaagatcacagcctagaaaacgctattgggcagttctactctgacatatagggtcactatgagccagaatcgactccatggcatccACCAGCAACAACAGGTCAGAGCCCAAGTCAGATACTTGGTGATCAAGGTCACTCATCAGGTTTCACATATGGGGACACCGTTCACACACATGAAGAGAATGTGGACACATCAGAGCCTTGCATGCACGCACACGCGCGCACACTCACAGAACTGCACCATGAACAAGGACACAGGGATGTTTGAGGGTCACAGGATcagaccccacacacacacaggcaatgTGAATGTATCACCTCAAGGTCACAGCcatgtatacacacagacaccAACACCTGAACACGGTTTGCACAGCCAGACCCAATGTTCACACTCTGTCTACCAAGGTCAGGAGCTGGGTGGAGGGCCCTGGGGAGGCTGGGGGAACACGAATGTGGCGGATGAGGGGTTTAACAAAGGAAGGGTGAGGTTCTCCTTAGGAGAAGGGTGGAGGGCACGGGCTGAACAGCTGGCCACCAAGGCTGCACCTGGCCAGTCCAAGCCGGAGGTGGGCGGAGGCCCCAGGTGGgtgcagcgggcaggcaggggcagggaggagaaaggggacAGAGAGAGCCTGAGGGGAGGCTGGCAGCGTGGGGGAGGTCTAAGGAATACCCACAGACAAGGGGTGGTGGTAGTGGGGAGTTAATGAAAGTCAACCCCCACCTTCTCCCATCTCAGAGCATCAGGTTACAGGTAATTTCTCCTCTTGTGAGTGATTGTGGAGTCCCCTGCACCCAGGGTGACCTTGACCTAGGGTCGCCCCTTTCTgagccccagccccctcctctgtCAAATGAGGCCAGTAGTGCCCACCCCATAGGGATGTTGTGAGGACGCTGTTTGTGAACACTGAGCGCCAAGCCCCGCACATACTAAGCACTCAGCAACActgttgttctgttgttgttgggtgccctggagtcaattttcgacttatagtgaccccatgtgacagaatagaactgctggtaaggttttctaggctgtaaattttttttttttttaatctttacaggaggagccctgattgtgcagtggttaatcactcagctgctaactgaaaggttgaaggcaccagccgctccaccagagaaaggtgtggcagtctgcttccataaagattatatacagccttggaaactgcatgggcaattctactccgtcccctagtgtcgctgtgagtcggactcacctccacagcagtgggtttggtttaatctttacagatgcagatcatcaggtctttctcccatggagcttctgactgggttggaaccaccaactttttgttagcagccaagcacttaacccttgcactaccagggctcattGCCAACCATTACGGGGCATTACCCTGGGCCAGGCACACATGACCACGTTTAGTCCTCACGACAAACCTGAGAGGGATGGACtgctattatctccattttgcagctGAGGAACCTGAGCCACAGAGACGTTAAGTAGCTAGGAAGTGGCAGCGCCAGGATTCGAACACAGAATCTGTGCTCTTGGCCTCTCAACACTTATTTAATGCTTATGATGAGCTTTttctaaggatccctggtggtgcaaagtgcttggctgctaactgaaaggttggtgatttgaacccacccagtggctccttgggagaaaaacctggtgatctgctcccataaagattatagcctaggaaaacttatggggcagttctactctgtcacatgaggtcctatgagtcagaattgactcaacagcacccaactcCACAACCAACAACAGGCTTTCCCCATATTAGGCCATTTGAACCTCACAATAATTTTCACAGGTAGCTGCTGTCTTCTAGAGAAGgtactgagtctcagagaggtgaagtcagcacctcaaggtcacacagcaaggaagGAGTTTGAACTCAGGTCTATGTGACCCCCCGCCTCCCCAGGGCCATGTTCATGGTTACAAGCAGTGAGAGGACCCAGGTCACATGGGGACTCCAGGGCCACCCCAGGCCCCTGATGGCTCTGGGGCAGGGAGGTGACTCAGGGTCATTGGTAGGTGACTGAGATGGAATGTGGGGGTCGAGGAGCAATCATGGGTGAGGGAGGGgctggtgtctctgggtgaaggAGGGTCTGGCAAAGGGCTCACACATGTGGTGGGGAGAGGGCCACCACATGCCCACAGACCCAGACCAAACCCCTGCCCACCTTACCTGCAGACGTCAGCAGGATGGAGAAGGTAAGGAGAAGCCACATGGTGGAAGAGGGACCAGGGATGAGCTGAtgcctgggggaggggggaggagagtGAGCAGGGTGAGGCTGGACCCTCCTATCCCATCAGAATCCCTCCAGACAAACTCCTCTCATGCACTGCCCAAGAAAGTTCCTGTTACCACTCCCATCCCTCCTGCAAACTCAACCAGTTCTTCTACCCTGGCTTCCCATCTCATGAGGGTCTACTGCTCCCCCAGACACTGAGACAGGCCCCAGGGGCCCCCACAGCCTGTCAGACCTCAGCACCATCCCACCTGCTCCCTGGATCTTCTCTGTCCCTGAGGTCGGCTCGGGCCTCATCTCTCTCTGGACTCCTGCCTcctccctggcctccctggcctccctgcctccagTTTCTTCCCTCCAGTCCATTCCCCACATGGCCACTGAGGACTTTCTCCACCTGGAGCTGACTCTGCCCCTGTCGTGTTCACAACCCTCCCATGGTCCCCAGCACCCCT
Protein-coding sequences here:
- the KLK1 gene encoding kallikrein-1 → MRAFKGSPERLCSFQLSACLALDTSVTMWFLVLCLALSLGGTGAAPPILSRIIGGWECQKNSQPWQVAVYDYNKPVCGGVLIDPKWVLTAAHCRSENYQVWLGIHNLEEPEETAQYAQVSGSFSHPDYDLSLLKNHSHNPGTDYSHDIMLLRLKEPAQITDSVKVLDLPTTEPEVGITCIASGWGSTDPHGEVYPDDMQCVDLQLLSNDVCASAHLQKVTEYMLCAGQMDGGKDTCVGDSGGPLVCNGTLQGITSWGYDPCATPNMPAVFTKVISYKDWIQETIANNP
- the KLK15 gene encoding kallikrein-15 isoform X1, which translates into the protein MHQLIPGPSSTMWLLLTFSILLTSAGAQDGEKVLRDEECAPHSQPWQVALFERGRFNCGASLISPQWVVSAAHCQSRFMRMLLGEHNLRKRDGPEQLRAVSRVIPHPSHEARSHRQDVMLLKLARPARLTRQVRLVALPRRCPRAGEACVVSGWGLVSDDEPRNRGSPEPQVSLPDTLHCANISIISTESCNKEYPGRLMNTMVCAGVEGGGTNSCEGDSGGPLVCGGVLQGIVSWGDVPCDTTTKPGVYTKVCSYLEWIRETMRRN
- the KLK15 gene encoding kallikrein-15 isoform X2; the encoded protein is MWLLLTFSILLTSAGAQDGEKVLRDEECAPHSQPWQVALFERGRFNCGASLISPQWVVSAAHCQSRFMRMLLGEHNLRKRDGPEQLRAVSRVIPHPSHEARSHRQDVMLLKLARPARLTRQVRLVALPRRCPRAGEACVVSGWGLVSDDEPRNRGSPEPQVSLPDTLHCANISIISTESCNKEYPGRLMNTMVCAGVEGGGTNSCEGDSGGPLVCGGVLQGIVSWGDVPCDTTTKPGVYTKVCSYLEWIRETMRRN